The Vicia villosa cultivar HV-30 ecotype Madison, WI linkage group LG1, Vvil1.0, whole genome shotgun sequence genome includes a region encoding these proteins:
- the LOC131605125 gene encoding uncharacterized protein LOC131605125, with protein MVSETTLLRDAIGSFVAWPSELIIIGDETAPTKPAIKGKGILQEEESVASLKEASARESQQVTQVVRSVPPKGPPKQAAKKVVLFFLDIGRRSEHLLICPI; from the exons atggtctcagagacgacattgttgcgagatgcaatagggtcatttgttgcatggccctcggagctcattatcattggtgatgag actgctcctacaaaacccgcaattaagggcaaagggattttacaggaggaggagtctgttgcatcactaaaagag gcatctgctcgggagtcacaacaagtgacacaggtcgttcgtagcgtaccgcctaagggtcctccgaagcaagcggcaaaaaaggtggtgctttttttcctcgatatcggacgacgctcggaacacttgttgatatgtccgatttga
- the LOC131623414 gene encoding serine/threonine-protein phosphatase 7 long form homolog, translating into MSGLLALGDNHRGTRENVAAYDESKRFRLHNHLFDREPSEAIKPYLERAGFGHVAKINFRSVDSKLVIAMLERWRPETHTFHLPTGECTITLEDINMLFGLRIDGRAVVGETEGPDYACIDALGIEPFSDRVKGAVKLRWIHDELIELEQHSQQTEEENILHAKLYILSMIAVLFPDKSHNVLHSSWFKFVKDFDECGKYSWGSACLAYLYREMCKACRVGCMSVAGCSLLLAVWAYYRIPRLAPRSEIAPSYPYATRFAQRGLEYFSSPNAYLDGYRFILDHMVQGDFLWRPYEKYPRGTQREARAWSATTYIICFHIVEMHHADRVRLQFGFTQNIPQPPRCLRDHHTITKNDVKDCAYRDLNIHENNKWKDRRNLIMTGEVSTTLRHTDEYMQWLRNIPLIYLSKETYLADPRHYASASSTPHTTFHQEIPQSF; encoded by the exons ATGTCTGGTTTGCTTGCTTTGGGAGATAATCATAGAGGAACAAGGGAGAACGTGGCTGCATAC GATGAGTCTAAAAGGTTTAGACTACATAATCATCTATTTGATAGGGAGCCAAGTGAGGCTATCAAGCCTTACTTGGAAAGAGCCGGTTTTGGACATGTCGCCAAAATTAACTTTAGAAGTGTTGATTCTAAACTTGTAATTGCGATGCTTGAGAGGTGGAGGCCCGAGACACACACGTTTCATTTGCCAACCGGTGAATGTACAATCACACTAGAGGATATAAATATGTTGTTTGGCCTCCGCATAGATGGGAGGGCTGTAGTAGGTGAAACCGAAGGACCTGATTATGCATGTATTGATGCTTTAGGCATAGAACCTTTTAGTGATAGGGTGAAGGGTGCGGTAAAATTGAGATGGATCCACGACGAGTTGATTGAGTTAGAACAACATTCTCAACAAACCGAGGAGGAAAATATACTGCATGCAAAATTATATATCTTAAGTATGATTGCAGTTTTATTTCCTGACAAATCTCATAATGTGTTGCATTCTTCTTGGTTCAAATTTGTCAAAGATTTTGATGAATGTGGcaaatatagttgggggtctgcGTGTTTGGCTTACCTTTACAGGGAGATGTGCAAAGCATGTCGTGTAGGATGCATGAGTGTTGCAGGCTGCTCACTCCTTCTCGCTGTGTGGGCCTACTATCGCATTCCACGACTTGCTCCAAGGAGTGAAATTGCTCCATCCTATCCATACGCCACTAG ATTTGCACAACGAGGTCTGGAGTATTTCTCATCTCCAAATGCTTATCTTGATGGATATCGTTTCATTTTGGATCACATGGTCCAAGGAGAT TTTTTGTGGAGGCCTTACGAAAAATATCCTCGTGGCACTCAACGAGAAGCTCGAGCGTGGAGTGCAACTACATATATTATTTGTTTTCATATTGTGGAAATGCATCACGCCGACAGGGTTAGGCTTCAATTTGGGTTTACTCAAAACATCCCTCAACCCCCGAGGTGTCTTAGAGATCACCACACCATAACGAAGAACGATGTCAAGGATTGTGCTTATCGAGATTTGAACATTCACGAGAACAACAAGTGGaaagatagaagaaacttaataaTGACAGGTGAGGTGAGTACTACTTTACGCCACACCGATGAATATATGCAATGGTTAAGAAATATTCCATTAATATATTTGTCGAAAGAAACGTATTTGGCAGACCCTCGTCATTATGCCTCCGCTTCATCAACCCCACATACCACCTTTCATCAAGAAATCCCACAATCATTCTAA
- the LOC131623495 gene encoding uncharacterized protein LOC131623495 produces MAQRNIICSVHYNGVISNDLTNGFSFSNTGTKRFKVHCRADFMHLKERIETKLQFPVSEIIYRLPLFNGDNGIIFYVMKPIEDDDGVKVMFECHNSFAPLDDIELYVHIVSPPINISQESHSHQYGMIQPTDEEPTQNNEPFIPNEQVDEYSEDEIQEVQYEDLFGDDNDPDIVEPSQPTIARPISMYAPPDHMRNICLEEAQSESIFGSHKTNYSDVDLYEGMEFEDKEECIAVIQHWHITNNLDYWVYKSDKNRYVIKCTNPTCQFKCRASVCKKNSKWTIGKLSGPHVCTTTSMSQDHRQLTSDIVSHCIRDLVNTDPSIKVKLIISHITGKYGYNISYRKAWIAKVKAIESLYGNWDTSYNDLPRWLLVMKTYLPGMIIDLETLPAFLNEGSQLGDKMIFHRLFWDFQPCIHGFSYCKPIVQVDGTWLYGRYKGTLLMAVAQDGNGNIFPIAFAIVEGETKDAWSFFLRNLRSHMTPQPNLCLISDRHPSIKSAYDDPANGWQNPPSSHVYC; encoded by the coding sequence ATGGCTCAGAGAAATATTATTTGTTCAGTGCATTACAATGGTGTTATCAGTAACGATCTAACCAACGGTTTTTCGTTTAGCAATACCGGAACAAAACGTTTCAAAGTGCATTGTAGAGCCGATTTTATGCATTTGAAGGAACGGATCGAAACAAAATTGCAATTtcctgtaagtgaaattatttatcGACTTCCGTTATTTAATGGAGACAACGGTATCATTTTTTACGTCATGAAACCAATAGAGGACGACGATGGCGTTAAAGTGATGTTCGAATGTCACAATTCGTTTGCTCCTCTTGACGATATCGAGCTATATGTTCATATTGTTAGTCCTCCCATTAACATATCGCAAGAGTCGCATTCGCATCAATACGGTATGATCCAACCCACTGATGAAGAGCCAACACAAAACAACGAACCATTTATACCCAACGAACAAGTGGACGAGTACAGTGAAGATGAAATACAAGAAGTGCAATATGAAGATCTTTTTGGTGATGACAATGACCCTGATATTGTTGAGCCGTCGCAGCCTACAATTGCACGACCGATTAGCATGTACGCCCCACCGGATCACATGCGAAATATCTGTTTAGAAGAGGCACAGTCGGAATCAATATTTGGTTCGCACAAAACAAACTATAGTGATGTTGATTTATATGAGGGAATGGAGTTTGAAGACAAGGAGGAGTGCATTGCTGTTATACAACATTGGCATATCACCAATAATCTTGATTATTGGGTATATAAATCTGATAAGAACAGATATGTCATCAAATGCACGAATCCAACTTGCCAATTCAAATGTAGAGCATCAGTTTGCAAGAAGAATTCTAAGTGGACGATAGGTAAGTTGAGTGGACCACATGTCTGCACAACCACTTCAATGTCGCAAGACCATAGACAACTTACCTCAGATATTGTCTCTCACTGCATCAGAGATCTGGTTAACACTGACCCATCAATTAAGGTAAAGCTCATAATTTCTCATATAACAGGAAAGTATGGTTATAATATATCTTACAGGAAAGCGTGGATTGCAAAGGTAAAGGCCATAGAATCCTTGTATGGAAACTGGGATACATCTTACAATGACCTTCCACGATGGTTATTGGTAATGAAAACATATCTGCCTGGAATGATAATAGACTTGGAAACGTTACCTGCATTTTTAAACGAAGGAAGCCAGTTGGGTGATAAGATGATATTCCATCGTCTATTTTGGGATTTTCAACCATGCATCCATGGTTTTTCTTATTGCAAGCCAATTGTTCAAGTCGACGGAACATGGTTGTATGGAAGGTACAAAGGGACATTATTGATGGCTGTGGCGCAGGATGGGAATGGTAACATTTTTCCAATTGCTTTCGCTATTGTCGAGGGTGAAACCAAGGATGCTTGGAGTTTTTTCCTTCGCAATCTAAGAAGCCACATGACACCCCAACCCAATCTATGCCTAATATCAGACAGACATCCATCGATTAAAAGTGCCTATGATGATCCTGCAAATGGATGGCAAAATCCTCCGTCTTCACATGTCTATtgctag
- the LOC131605131 gene encoding putative DNA glycosylase At3g47830 translates to MEKKRKRKQAAETVKPKAKSVRAGQIQTENPKNPFPSHSAPTPQECLAIRDTLLTLHGIPPELAKYRKSQPTDDTAPPETVLDGLVRTILSQNTTESNSQKAFGSLKSLFPTWEHVHGAESKELENAIRCGGLAPTKASCIKNLLRCLLERKGKLCLEYLRGLSVDQVKAELSLFKGIGPKTVSCVLMFNLQLDDFPVDTHIFEIAKTMGWVPAVADRNKTYLHLNQRIPDELKFDLNCLLYTHGKLCSKCSSKKGNKQQEKFNDNSCPLLNYYEEPV, encoded by the exons atggagaagaaGCGGAAAAGGAAGCAAGCGGCGGAGACCGTCAAGCCAAAGGCAAAATCCGTTCGGGCGGGTCAAATCCAAACGGAGAATCCGAAAAACCCTTTCCCTTCACACAGTGCACCGACTCCACAAGAATGCCTCGCCATACGCGACACTCTCTTAACCCTACACGGCATTCCTCCAGAACTCGCCAAATACCGCAAATCCCAACCAACCGATGACACGGCGCCACCGGAAACCGTTCTCGACGGTTTAGTTCGAACAATACTCTCGCAGAACACCACGGAAAGTAATTCCCAGAAAGCTTTCGGTTCTCTCAAATCGTTATTTCCCACATGGGAACAT GTGCATGGTGCTGAGTCTAAGGAGTTGGAGAATGCTATTCGATGTGGTGGTTTAGCACCGACTAAGGCTTCGTGTATTAAGAATTTGTTGCGGTGTTTGTTAGAGAGAAAGGGGAAATTGTGCTTAGAGTATTTGAGAGGTTTGTCTGTTGATCAAGTTAAGGCTGAGCTTTCTCTTTTCAAAGGAATTGGTCCCAAAACA GTGTCTTGTGTGTTGATGTTCAACCTTCAGCTAGATGATTTTCCCGTGGACACTCAT ATATTTGAGATTGCGAAAACCATGGGTTGGGTACCGGCTGTTGCAGACAGAAACAAGACATACCTTCATCTAAACCAAAGGATCCCAGATGAACTTAAGTTTGACCTGAATTGCCTTCTGTATACTCATGGAAAGCTCTGCAGTAAATGCTCCAGTAAAAAGGGAAACAAGCAACAGGAGAAATTCAATGATAACTCGTGtcctttattaaattattatgaaGAGCCAGTTTGA